In Archangium violaceum, the following are encoded in one genomic region:
- a CDS encoding pilus assembly FimT family protein, which translates to MKRTQRGTTLMEIAVTLAVIGVIASIALVNMDDVRLKQNERDGLREISILAIQARTSARKGQYPVRLAVHPRADRPGHIIRWEQLGCTNPDDKWGVDCPSAACQANACGTGGCTCVAVGEPIPVPDTLDISALDGLCWLARSAQPRQRGTVGSPKDCDKTAAPPQGPLRIKERGGVVHHLLQVDGLTGAMRMIDCTGSHPDPACTGP; encoded by the coding sequence ATGAAGCGCACCCAGAGGGGAACGACCCTGATGGAGATCGCCGTGACGCTCGCGGTGATCGGAGTGATCGCCTCCATCGCCCTGGTGAACATGGACGACGTGCGGCTCAAGCAGAACGAGCGCGATGGGCTCCGGGAGATCTCCATCCTGGCGATCCAGGCCCGCACCTCCGCCCGCAAGGGGCAGTACCCCGTGCGACTGGCCGTGCACCCGCGCGCGGACCGCCCGGGACACATCATCCGCTGGGAGCAGCTGGGGTGTACGAACCCGGACGACAAGTGGGGCGTCGACTGCCCCTCCGCGGCCTGTCAGGCGAACGCCTGTGGCACCGGGGGCTGCACCTGTGTCGCGGTGGGCGAGCCGATTCCCGTGCCCGACACGTTGGACATCTCCGCCCTGGACGGGCTGTGCTGGCTGGCCCGGAGCGCCCAGCCGCGCCAGCGCGGTACGGTGGGTTCCCCCAAGGACTGCGACAAGACCGCGGCGCCGCCCCAGGGGCCCCTTCGCATCAAGGAGCGCGGGGGTGTGGTGCACCACCTGCTCCAGGTGGACGGGCTCACCGGCGCGATGCGGATGATCGACTGCACCGGGAGCCATCCGGACCCCGCCTGCACGGGGCCCTGA
- a CDS encoding glycosyltransferase family 4 protein, with the protein MRVLLVGDYPPPHGGVAIHVQQLHGYLRERGVEAVVLDIGKGGRPAPDVIPVRTPTQYGKRLAGFLRDGWTVHVHTSGNNPKSWMLAATAGVRAPRSQRIITLHSGLLPDYLGASVSRRAFARVALAGYSRVVAVSEAVREALLRCGIPEKKVVVYPAFCGSQVKPGVETLEIREARRRRRTLLAMAHHPSPVYGRQLMFRALRMLANELPGVGLAVFGPGTRSEEFLRDARESQVEQHLEDLGELEHSRALALIARCDAFIRPTTHDGDAISVREALALGVPCVASDVCTRPHGAYTFRAGNAMDLADQVKRALANGPAQVVSPDAGPVLFELYGALAQSTMVGGGETHAAQ; encoded by the coding sequence ATGCGAGTGCTCCTCGTCGGTGACTATCCGCCACCGCATGGTGGCGTGGCGATCCACGTCCAGCAGCTCCACGGGTACCTGCGCGAGCGCGGGGTGGAGGCGGTGGTGCTGGACATCGGGAAGGGCGGCCGGCCGGCTCCGGACGTCATCCCCGTCCGCACCCCCACGCAGTACGGCAAGCGGCTCGCGGGCTTCCTGCGGGACGGGTGGACGGTGCACGTCCACACCAGCGGCAACAACCCGAAGTCCTGGATGCTCGCCGCCACCGCGGGGGTGAGGGCGCCTCGCTCGCAGCGGATCATCACGCTGCACTCGGGGCTGCTGCCGGACTACCTGGGCGCCTCCGTGTCGCGCCGGGCCTTCGCCCGGGTGGCCCTGGCCGGCTACTCGCGTGTGGTGGCGGTGTCCGAGGCGGTGCGCGAGGCGCTCCTGCGCTGCGGCATCCCCGAGAAGAAGGTCGTCGTGTATCCGGCCTTCTGCGGCTCGCAGGTGAAGCCGGGGGTGGAGACCCTGGAGATCCGCGAGGCGCGCCGCCGCCGCCGGACCCTGCTGGCCATGGCGCACCACCCCTCTCCCGTCTACGGCCGCCAGCTGATGTTCCGCGCGCTGCGGATGCTCGCCAACGAGCTGCCCGGCGTGGGGCTCGCCGTCTTCGGACCCGGTACCCGCTCGGAGGAGTTCCTCCGCGATGCCCGCGAGTCCCAGGTCGAGCAGCACCTGGAGGACCTGGGCGAGCTGGAGCACTCGCGGGCGCTGGCGCTGATCGCCCGCTGCGATGCCTTCATCCGGCCCACCACGCACGACGGGGATGCCATCTCCGTGCGAGAGGCGCTCGCGCTCGGCGTGCCGTGCGTGGCCAGCGACGTGTGCACGCGGCCACACGGGGCCTACACCTTCCGCGCGGGCAACGCGATGGACCTGGCGGACCAGGTGAAGCGCGCGCTCGCGAACGGGCCCGCGCAGGTGGTGTCACCGGACGCCGGTCCGGTGCTGTTCGAGCTGTACGGCGCTCTGGCGCAATCCACGATGGTTGGAGGAGGCGAGACACATGCGGCGCAGTGA
- a CDS encoding serine O-acetyltransferase: MGIDAMTLYRMARKLHLRGVPVLPAVLRKAIHFLHGSYIPAEAEIGEGTQLGYGGMGIVIHKDARIGRHCLISHQVTIGGRSGLKDLPVIGDYVRIGAGAKILGNIHIGDFAVIGANAVVVRDVAPGAVVGGIPAKEIRRDPDPLAAYEREMGLRPPVRRPEAVPSVPPSASSAAR; this comes from the coding sequence ATGGGTATTGATGCGATGACGCTGTATCGGATGGCTCGCAAGCTGCACCTGCGGGGTGTCCCCGTGTTGCCGGCCGTACTGCGCAAGGCGATTCACTTCCTGCATGGCTCGTACATCCCCGCCGAGGCGGAGATCGGCGAGGGCACGCAGCTGGGCTACGGCGGCATGGGCATCGTCATCCACAAGGATGCCCGGATCGGTCGTCACTGTCTCATCTCCCATCAGGTGACGATTGGCGGACGCTCGGGGCTCAAGGATCTGCCCGTCATCGGCGACTACGTGCGCATCGGCGCGGGCGCCAAGATTCTCGGCAACATCCACATCGGGGACTTCGCCGTCATTGGCGCGAACGCCGTGGTGGTGAGGGACGTGGCTCCCGGCGCGGTGGTGGGGGGCATCCCGGCCAAGGAGATTCGCAGGGATCCGGATCCGCTCGCCGCCTATGAGCGTGAGATGGGGCTGCGCCCGCCGGTGCGGCGCCCCGAGGCGGTCCCGTCCGTTCCTCCATCGGCGTCGTCCGCCGCGCGCTAG
- a CDS encoding glycosyltransferase, whose translation MRRSEELEVARRALRGRDLVVFSNDWDGDPLSKVHIMRILSRDNRVLWVNSIGNRAPKANAHDLQRIWKKLASFTEGIREVEPNLFVLAPLAIPFYGSEAVRAANRELLRAQVLRAMKSLHFKRPISWSFLPASAPVSGRLGEEFVVYHCVDEFSAFSDTNGRHIAELEEKLMRRADLVITSAERLRENKARVNPNTVLVRHGVDFNHFVKACDASTPIPEDIAKLPRPILGFFGLVADWVDLEAIAAAAKAHPEGSVVVIGKVAPDVDPSVLKSEPNIHLLGRKQYAELPGYCRAFDVALMPFKVNELTLNANPLKVREYLAAGLPVVSSDIPEVRKVGLCKLAKDTQDFVRKIDECLAEGAGPTRERAERIRHESWEAKVEEIRGFVGEAMLKAGRGL comes from the coding sequence ATGCGGCGCAGTGAGGAATTGGAGGTGGCCCGCCGGGCCCTTCGTGGCAGGGACCTGGTGGTGTTCTCCAACGACTGGGATGGGGACCCGCTGTCCAAGGTCCACATCATGCGGATCCTCTCCCGGGACAACCGTGTCCTCTGGGTGAACAGCATCGGCAACCGGGCCCCGAAGGCCAACGCGCACGATCTGCAGCGCATCTGGAAGAAGCTGGCCTCGTTCACCGAGGGCATTCGCGAGGTGGAGCCGAACCTCTTCGTGCTCGCCCCGCTGGCCATTCCCTTCTACGGCTCGGAGGCGGTGCGCGCGGCGAACCGCGAGCTGCTGCGCGCCCAGGTGCTGCGCGCCATGAAGTCGCTGCACTTCAAGCGGCCCATCTCCTGGTCGTTCCTGCCGGCCTCGGCGCCGGTGTCCGGGCGGCTGGGCGAGGAGTTCGTCGTCTACCACTGCGTGGACGAGTTCTCCGCCTTCAGCGACACCAACGGCCGGCACATCGCCGAGCTGGAGGAGAAGCTGATGCGCCGGGCGGACCTGGTCATCACCTCGGCGGAGCGGCTGCGGGAGAACAAGGCGCGCGTCAACCCGAACACGGTGCTGGTGCGCCACGGCGTGGACTTCAACCACTTCGTGAAGGCGTGCGATGCGTCCACGCCGATTCCGGAGGACATCGCGAAGCTGCCTCGGCCCATCCTGGGCTTCTTCGGGCTGGTGGCGGACTGGGTGGACCTGGAGGCCATCGCCGCGGCGGCGAAGGCGCACCCCGAGGGCTCGGTGGTGGTGATCGGCAAGGTGGCGCCGGACGTGGATCCGTCGGTGCTCAAGTCCGAGCCCAACATCCACCTGCTGGGGCGCAAGCAGTACGCGGAGCTGCCCGGCTACTGCCGTGCCTTCGACGTGGCGCTCATGCCCTTCAAGGTGAACGAGCTCACGCTCAACGCCAACCCGCTCAAGGTGCGCGAGTACCTGGCGGCGGGCCTGCCCGTGGTGTCCTCGGACATCCCCGAGGTGCGCAAGGTGGGCCTGTGCAAGCTGGCGAAGGACACCCAGGACTTCGTGCGGAAGATCGACGAGTGCCTCGCGGAGGGCGCTGGCCCCACCCGTGAGCGCGCCGAGCGCATCCGCCACGAGAGCTGGGAGGCCAAGGTGGAGGAGATCCGCGGCTTCGTGGGCGAGGCGATGCTCAAGGCCGGGCGCGGTCTGTAG